One Drosophila willistoni isolate 14030-0811.24 chromosome XL unlocalized genomic scaffold, UCI_dwil_1.1 Seg142, whole genome shotgun sequence genomic window, TCGACTCTTAAAGTGGCGACCAGTATGAACGAGCAGACGATCGAATTCCTGATGGATGGCTTCATTGGGTCTAATAAGGAGAGGAGAATAGAACTTTAAATGGCCTTTTGAAAAGgccaataataaattcaactTACAGTCGCTGCAAATCTTCAAtaacacttaaaacatttccCGATTTCGATTTCTTTGGTTTGattgttttcttttgatttggaTTTGAATTGATTTGGTCATCTGTAGAAGAGATATCCGACTTCTCTGGCTGTTCTTGCTTCTCTTCTGTGGATGTGGTACTTGGCGATGTGGATGCGGTTGCTGTTTCCGATGTGGTGGGTAAATTACCACCAGCATGGCCACGGGAAACGCCCAACATGGCGCCCATTTTGTTTAGATATACGGTTTATTACTAACTATTTGTTTAAAAGACAATCTAAAATATTGAAGTAGTATTCATGGCAATAGTTTTAATCAAAATGATGTGAAAAGTTTTCATGTTTCATGTTTAAGAATGATGAGCAACATATTTCTCTCTGTCACTCTGTTTTCGTCTGTTTCCTGTCTCATGTCAGTCTCTGGGTCAACTAATCAAGCCTAAATTACCTGTCTTTCCCTTTGCCCCATCCATTCCATCATTTTCATTCCtcattcattttggtcctgtTTGTTGTGCGTTCTGTCCAGGACAGAAACTTCTTCTGTTGGCTTCTCCTGGCGGGCATAAAAAGTCAAAAAGTTcaagttgctgttgttgttgttgctggcatTTTGTTATTGGAATTTTCATTGGCGATGCCCACAAAAATACTTTTTCGATTAAACTTTAACGGCGCGTAAAATGCCAAAGCCAAATAGCCGGAAAATGCTCAAGGACCAACGGAAAAATTCAGACCTCCTCCCCATCGCTTTCTCCCTGACTCTCGTCCAAATGCCAAATCCAAATCagaaaatgattaattacaAAATGCTTTGCCGCTCGACTCCTACTGGTATATGGCGGATCTCTTCCTTTCATTCCTTGTCCCTGTCGTTGTCCCTGTCCCTGTCCCTGTCGTTGTCCCTATTCCTATCCCTGTCCTGTCCAGTTCACTGTGGCCTGCCAAATGCCAATTAGCGAAAATATTTCCCGTGGGTTTTCGTCGCCGCCAacgccgtcgtcgtcgccaTTGAACGACTAATGGATATAAATTAGTTTCGGTTACGAATGCGGGCACCAAAAAATACCAAAGACCAAGCAACGCCCacaccaaaaatttcaaatacaaCAAACTGGATGGATGGGGAATGGTAACATTCTGGCAAGTGGAAA contains:
- the LOC6644482 gene encoding uncharacterized protein LOC6644482 — encoded protein: MGAMLGVSRGHAGGNLPTTSETATASTSPSTTSTEEKQEQPEKSDISSTDDQINSNPNQKKTIKPKKSKSGNVLSVIEDLQRLPNEAIHQEFDRLLVHTGRHFKSRDPRPCEDVSEKLQYCLHQNHQRSCKCFTLMEQYRQCVYRATQEKLDMSSEEEEPPLLPITPPVIMPQPQMPVQQQRRRSRWKFWTWFR